One window of the Sebastes umbrosus isolate fSebUmb1 chromosome 1, fSebUmb1.pri, whole genome shotgun sequence genome contains the following:
- the pmela gene encoding premelanosome protein a isoform X2: protein MKIAGVLGLLVLAFTFATAIKPRSQFTRYRSWNQRMYPVWKDGDVRFRNCWFGGEVTFDLKNDAPTLTGAKATFNINLNFPPNQTTLSDGQVVWAQNCTINGQQYQEGQAVYPDQDTQSTGVFPDGTPFSRSQNKKPHYVFVWKAWGRYWQVADGPSSSLTIGTDNVPLGSHNMELVIYHCRGKDKFIPLGYASTVFTITDQVPFAISLAQVNDVNQDDQNFIQNRAIAFSVKVHDPSQYLNSADVSFSWDFGDSTGTLISRELTVTHTYLAVGSFKPQVVLMASIPNGCENPTAVVVMASTPAAVPASPAEGGDAIALDVPASVQPAEAEDGEAVVDTDTEAVEVASVAPAVVDAAVVPADTAVPAAEADVAAQDADAAAEVAVEQEADVVAADTAAADVDAAAAVDDVAAAVDAATEVVQAETEAPADNVVAPAATETTAVEEAAPADDVEAEVQATENEVAATAAPAAVAAEGEVQAEVEAEPAQVALVLAKRQAPELTADCMVYRYGSVATAVDVVQGIESVEIVQMSNVVALTTALDQNAVDVTITCQGSLPSEVCTVISDADCITPMETICGVATPSPDCQMILRQFFNDSGVFCINVSLTNDVSFAVASARVSVTVASGGSPAGTAATVLGVMVLACVVCCIGLMYRRFKQYQPLREDGDSDGSSAVTSVPLLLWNLLSRQSPGESRPLLQGRIV from the exons ATGAAAATTGCTGGAGTACTGGGGCTGCTGGTCTTGGCTTTTACATTTGCCACTGCCATAA AGCCAAGAAGTCAGTTCACACGTTACCGCTCATGGAACCAACGGATGTATCCGGTGTGGAAAGATGGAGACGTGAGATTCAGGAACTGCTGGTTTG gtggtGAAGTAACTTTTGATCTGAAAAACGATGCACCCACACTGACTGGAGCGAAAGCAACCTTCAATATCAATCTAAACTTCCCTCCAAACCAGACAACGCTCTCTGATGGGCAGGTGGTCTGGGCGCAAAACTGCACCATCAATG GACAACAGTACCAGGAGGGTCAGGCTGTGTATCCTGACCAGGACACCCAGTCAACCGGAGTTTTCCCCGACGGTACACCGTTCAGCCGGAGCCAGAACAAGAAACCCCACTACGTGTTTGTGTGGAAGGCATGGG GGCGTTACTGGCAGGTGGCAGATGGGCCGTCCTCCTCCCTCACTATCGGTACAGACAACGTCCCCCTGGGATCCCACAACATGGAGCTTGTCATCTATCACTGCCGGGGCAAAGACAAGTTCATCCCTCTTGGCTACGCCTCCACAGTCTTCACCATCACAG ACCAGGTTCCCTTCGCCATATCACTCGCCCAAGTCAATGACGTAAATCAGGACGACCAGAACTTCATCCAGAACCGAGCTATTGCTTTCAGCGTCAAGGTCCACGATCCCAGCCAGTATCTCAACAGCGCCGACGTCAGCTTCAGCTGGGACTTTGGTGACAGCACTGGTACTCTGATCTCCAGAGAGCTCACCGTCACACACACGTACCTCGCAGTCGGGTCCTTCAAACCTCAGGTGGTCCTGATGGCGAGCATCCCCAACGGCTGTGAAAACCCCACTGCTG TAGTTGTGATGGCCTCCACCCCTGCAGCTGTCCCAGCATCACCAGCCGAGGGAGGAGATGCGATTGCTCTGGACGTTCCTGCTTCTGTGCAGCCAGCTGAAGCTGAAGATGGAGAGGCAGTCGTTGATACAGACACAGAGGCAGTAGAGGTTGCGTCAGTAGCGCCTGCAGTAGTCGACGCAGCTGTTGTTCCCGCCGACACTGCTGTCCCTGCTGCAGAAGCAGATGTTGCTGCCCAGGATGCAGATGCAGCAGCAG AAGTAGCTGTAGAGCAAGAAGCTGACGTTGTGGCTGCTGAtactgctgctgcagatgtcgatgctgctgctgctgttgatgatgtcgctgctgctgttgatgctGCCACAGAGGTTGTCCAAGCTGAGACAGAAGCCCCTGCTGATAACGTTGTAGCCCCTGCTGCCACTGAGACCACAGCTGTAGAAGAGGCAGCACCAGCTGATGATGTCGAGGCTGAAGTACAGGCAACTGAGAATGAAGTTGCAGCTACTGCAGCTCCTGCAG CCGTTGCAGCCGAAGGTGAAGTTCAAGCAGAGGTGGAAGCAGAACCAGCACAGGTTGCCCTCGTTTTGGCTAAAAGACAAGCACCAgagctgactgctgactgcatGGTCTACCGTTACGGCTCCGTCGCCACCGCTGTAGATGTTGTCC AGGGTATTGAAAGTGTAGAGATTGTACAGATGTCCAACGTTGTAGCATTGACGACTGCGTTGGATCAGAATGCTGTGGACGTCACCATTACTTGTCAGGGAAG TCTGCCCAGTGAGGTCTGCACAGTCATTTCGGATGCTGACTGTATCACTCCGATGGAAACCATCTGTGGTGTAGCTACACCCTCTCCCGACTGTCAAATGATCCTTCGCCAGTTCTTCAATGACTCCGGAGTATTTTGCATCAATGTCTCCTTGACCAATGATGTCAGTTTTGCTGTTGCAAGTGCTAGAGTCAGTGTAACAGTAG CCTCCGGTGGTTCCCCAGCAGGAACTGCAGCCACAGTCCTGGGGGTTATGGTTCTCGCCTGTGTCGTCTGTTGTATTGGTTTGATGTACAG GCGGTTCAAGCAGTATCAGCCACTAAGAGAAGACGGTGACAGTGATGGCAGCTCGGCGGTAACATCGGTGCCTTTGTTGTTGTGG
- the pmela gene encoding premelanosome protein a isoform X4, which produces MKIAGVLGLLVLAFTFATAIKPRSQFTRYRSWNQRMYPVWKDGDVRFRNCWFGGEVTFDLKNDAPTLTGAKATFNINLNFPPNQTTLSDGQVVWAQNCTINGQQYQEGQAVYPDQDTQSTGVFPDGTPFSRSQNKKPHYVFVWKAWGRYWQVADGPSSSLTIGTDNVPLGSHNMELVIYHCRGKDKFIPLGYASTVFTITDQVPFAISLAQVNDVNQDDQNFIQNRAIAFSVKVHDPSQYLNSADVSFSWDFGDSTGTLISRELTVTHTYLAVGSFKPQVVLMASIPNGCENPTAVVPIDASVAPAVVVMASTPAAVPASPAEGGDAIALDVPASVQPAEAEDGEAVVDTDTEAVEVASVAPAVVDAAVVPADTAVPAAEADVAAQDADAAAEVVQAETEAPADNVVAPAATETTAVEEAAPADDVEAEVQATENEVAATAAPAAVAAEGEVQAEVEAEPAQVALVLAKRQAPELTADCMVYRYGSVATAVDVVQGIESVEIVQMSNVVALTTALDQNAVDVTITCQGSLPSEVCTVISDADCITPMETICGVATPSPDCQMILRQFFNDSGVFCINVSLTNDVSFAVASARVSVTVASGGSPAGTAATVLGVMVLACVVCCIGLMYRRFKQYQPLREDGDSDGSSAVTSVPLLLWNLLSRQSPGESRPLLQGRIV; this is translated from the exons ATGAAAATTGCTGGAGTACTGGGGCTGCTGGTCTTGGCTTTTACATTTGCCACTGCCATAA AGCCAAGAAGTCAGTTCACACGTTACCGCTCATGGAACCAACGGATGTATCCGGTGTGGAAAGATGGAGACGTGAGATTCAGGAACTGCTGGTTTG gtggtGAAGTAACTTTTGATCTGAAAAACGATGCACCCACACTGACTGGAGCGAAAGCAACCTTCAATATCAATCTAAACTTCCCTCCAAACCAGACAACGCTCTCTGATGGGCAGGTGGTCTGGGCGCAAAACTGCACCATCAATG GACAACAGTACCAGGAGGGTCAGGCTGTGTATCCTGACCAGGACACCCAGTCAACCGGAGTTTTCCCCGACGGTACACCGTTCAGCCGGAGCCAGAACAAGAAACCCCACTACGTGTTTGTGTGGAAGGCATGGG GGCGTTACTGGCAGGTGGCAGATGGGCCGTCCTCCTCCCTCACTATCGGTACAGACAACGTCCCCCTGGGATCCCACAACATGGAGCTTGTCATCTATCACTGCCGGGGCAAAGACAAGTTCATCCCTCTTGGCTACGCCTCCACAGTCTTCACCATCACAG ACCAGGTTCCCTTCGCCATATCACTCGCCCAAGTCAATGACGTAAATCAGGACGACCAGAACTTCATCCAGAACCGAGCTATTGCTTTCAGCGTCAAGGTCCACGATCCCAGCCAGTATCTCAACAGCGCCGACGTCAGCTTCAGCTGGGACTTTGGTGACAGCACTGGTACTCTGATCTCCAGAGAGCTCACCGTCACACACACGTACCTCGCAGTCGGGTCCTTCAAACCTCAGGTGGTCCTGATGGCGAGCATCCCCAACGGCTGTGAAAACCCCACTGCTG TTGTTCCTATTGATGCCTCTGTTGCTCCAGCAGTAGTTGTGATGGCCTCCACCCCTGCAGCTGTCCCAGCATCACCAGCCGAGGGAGGAGATGCGATTGCTCTGGACGTTCCTGCTTCTGTGCAGCCAGCTGAAGCTGAAGATGGAGAGGCAGTCGTTGATACAGACACAGAGGCAGTAGAGGTTGCGTCAGTAGCGCCTGCAGTAGTCGACGCAGCTGTTGTTCCCGCCGACACTGCTGTCCCTGCTGCAGAAGCAGATGTTGCTGCCCAGGATGCAGATGCAGCAGCAG AGGTTGTCCAAGCTGAGACAGAAGCCCCTGCTGATAACGTTGTAGCCCCTGCTGCCACTGAGACCACAGCTGTAGAAGAGGCAGCACCAGCTGATGATGTCGAGGCTGAAGTACAGGCAACTGAGAATGAAGTTGCAGCTACTGCAGCTCCTGCAG CCGTTGCAGCCGAAGGTGAAGTTCAAGCAGAGGTGGAAGCAGAACCAGCACAGGTTGCCCTCGTTTTGGCTAAAAGACAAGCACCAgagctgactgctgactgcatGGTCTACCGTTACGGCTCCGTCGCCACCGCTGTAGATGTTGTCC AGGGTATTGAAAGTGTAGAGATTGTACAGATGTCCAACGTTGTAGCATTGACGACTGCGTTGGATCAGAATGCTGTGGACGTCACCATTACTTGTCAGGGAAG TCTGCCCAGTGAGGTCTGCACAGTCATTTCGGATGCTGACTGTATCACTCCGATGGAAACCATCTGTGGTGTAGCTACACCCTCTCCCGACTGTCAAATGATCCTTCGCCAGTTCTTCAATGACTCCGGAGTATTTTGCATCAATGTCTCCTTGACCAATGATGTCAGTTTTGCTGTTGCAAGTGCTAGAGTCAGTGTAACAGTAG CCTCCGGTGGTTCCCCAGCAGGAACTGCAGCCACAGTCCTGGGGGTTATGGTTCTCGCCTGTGTCGTCTGTTGTATTGGTTTGATGTACAG GCGGTTCAAGCAGTATCAGCCACTAAGAGAAGACGGTGACAGTGATGGCAGCTCGGCGGTAACATCGGTGCCTTTGTTGTTGTGG
- the pmela gene encoding premelanosome protein a isoform X3 gives MKIAGVLGLLVLAFTFATAIKPRSQFTRYRSWNQRMYPVWKDGDVRFRNCWFGGEVTFDLKNDAPTLTGAKATFNINLNFPPNQTTLSDGQVVWAQNCTINGQQYQEGQAVYPDQDTQSTGVFPDGTPFSRSQNKKPHYVFVWKAWGRYWQVADGPSSSLTIGTDNVPLGSHNMELVIYHCRGKDKFIPLGYASTVFTITDQVPFAISLAQVNDVNQDDQNFIQNRAIAFSVKVHDPSQYLNSADVSFSWDFGDSTGTLISRELTVTHTYLAVGSFKPQVVLMASIPNGCENPTAVVPIDASVAPAVVVMASTPAAVPASPAEGGDAIALDVPASVQPAEAEDGEAVVDTDTEAVEVASVAPAVVDAAVVPADTAVPAAEADVAAQDADAAADVDAAAAVDDVAAAVDAATEVVQAETEAPADNVVAPAATETTAVEEAAPADDVEAEVQATENEVAATAAPAAVAAEGEVQAEVEAEPAQVALVLAKRQAPELTADCMVYRYGSVATAVDVVQGIESVEIVQMSNVVALTTALDQNAVDVTITCQGSLPSEVCTVISDADCITPMETICGVATPSPDCQMILRQFFNDSGVFCINVSLTNDVSFAVASARVSVTVASGGSPAGTAATVLGVMVLACVVCCIGLMYRRFKQYQPLREDGDSDGSSAVTSVPLLLWNLLSRQSPGESRPLLQGRIV, from the exons ATGAAAATTGCTGGAGTACTGGGGCTGCTGGTCTTGGCTTTTACATTTGCCACTGCCATAA AGCCAAGAAGTCAGTTCACACGTTACCGCTCATGGAACCAACGGATGTATCCGGTGTGGAAAGATGGAGACGTGAGATTCAGGAACTGCTGGTTTG gtggtGAAGTAACTTTTGATCTGAAAAACGATGCACCCACACTGACTGGAGCGAAAGCAACCTTCAATATCAATCTAAACTTCCCTCCAAACCAGACAACGCTCTCTGATGGGCAGGTGGTCTGGGCGCAAAACTGCACCATCAATG GACAACAGTACCAGGAGGGTCAGGCTGTGTATCCTGACCAGGACACCCAGTCAACCGGAGTTTTCCCCGACGGTACACCGTTCAGCCGGAGCCAGAACAAGAAACCCCACTACGTGTTTGTGTGGAAGGCATGGG GGCGTTACTGGCAGGTGGCAGATGGGCCGTCCTCCTCCCTCACTATCGGTACAGACAACGTCCCCCTGGGATCCCACAACATGGAGCTTGTCATCTATCACTGCCGGGGCAAAGACAAGTTCATCCCTCTTGGCTACGCCTCCACAGTCTTCACCATCACAG ACCAGGTTCCCTTCGCCATATCACTCGCCCAAGTCAATGACGTAAATCAGGACGACCAGAACTTCATCCAGAACCGAGCTATTGCTTTCAGCGTCAAGGTCCACGATCCCAGCCAGTATCTCAACAGCGCCGACGTCAGCTTCAGCTGGGACTTTGGTGACAGCACTGGTACTCTGATCTCCAGAGAGCTCACCGTCACACACACGTACCTCGCAGTCGGGTCCTTCAAACCTCAGGTGGTCCTGATGGCGAGCATCCCCAACGGCTGTGAAAACCCCACTGCTG TTGTTCCTATTGATGCCTCTGTTGCTCCAGCAGTAGTTGTGATGGCCTCCACCCCTGCAGCTGTCCCAGCATCACCAGCCGAGGGAGGAGATGCGATTGCTCTGGACGTTCCTGCTTCTGTGCAGCCAGCTGAAGCTGAAGATGGAGAGGCAGTCGTTGATACAGACACAGAGGCAGTAGAGGTTGCGTCAGTAGCGCCTGCAGTAGTCGACGCAGCTGTTGTTCCCGCCGACACTGCTGTCCCTGCTGCAGAAGCAGATGTTGCTGCCCAGGATGCAGATGCAGCAGCAG atgtcgatgctgctgctgctgttgatgatgtcgctgctgctgttgatgctGCCACAGAGGTTGTCCAAGCTGAGACAGAAGCCCCTGCTGATAACGTTGTAGCCCCTGCTGCCACTGAGACCACAGCTGTAGAAGAGGCAGCACCAGCTGATGATGTCGAGGCTGAAGTACAGGCAACTGAGAATGAAGTTGCAGCTACTGCAGCTCCTGCAG CCGTTGCAGCCGAAGGTGAAGTTCAAGCAGAGGTGGAAGCAGAACCAGCACAGGTTGCCCTCGTTTTGGCTAAAAGACAAGCACCAgagctgactgctgactgcatGGTCTACCGTTACGGCTCCGTCGCCACCGCTGTAGATGTTGTCC AGGGTATTGAAAGTGTAGAGATTGTACAGATGTCCAACGTTGTAGCATTGACGACTGCGTTGGATCAGAATGCTGTGGACGTCACCATTACTTGTCAGGGAAG TCTGCCCAGTGAGGTCTGCACAGTCATTTCGGATGCTGACTGTATCACTCCGATGGAAACCATCTGTGGTGTAGCTACACCCTCTCCCGACTGTCAAATGATCCTTCGCCAGTTCTTCAATGACTCCGGAGTATTTTGCATCAATGTCTCCTTGACCAATGATGTCAGTTTTGCTGTTGCAAGTGCTAGAGTCAGTGTAACAGTAG CCTCCGGTGGTTCCCCAGCAGGAACTGCAGCCACAGTCCTGGGGGTTATGGTTCTCGCCTGTGTCGTCTGTTGTATTGGTTTGATGTACAG GCGGTTCAAGCAGTATCAGCCACTAAGAGAAGACGGTGACAGTGATGGCAGCTCGGCGGTAACATCGGTGCCTTTGTTGTTGTGG
- the pmela gene encoding premelanosome protein a isoform X1, with amino-acid sequence MKIAGVLGLLVLAFTFATAIKPRSQFTRYRSWNQRMYPVWKDGDVRFRNCWFGGEVTFDLKNDAPTLTGAKATFNINLNFPPNQTTLSDGQVVWAQNCTINGQQYQEGQAVYPDQDTQSTGVFPDGTPFSRSQNKKPHYVFVWKAWGRYWQVADGPSSSLTIGTDNVPLGSHNMELVIYHCRGKDKFIPLGYASTVFTITDQVPFAISLAQVNDVNQDDQNFIQNRAIAFSVKVHDPSQYLNSADVSFSWDFGDSTGTLISRELTVTHTYLAVGSFKPQVVLMASIPNGCENPTAVVPIDASVAPAVVVMASTPAAVPASPAEGGDAIALDVPASVQPAEAEDGEAVVDTDTEAVEVASVAPAVVDAAVVPADTAVPAAEADVAAQDADAAAEVAVEQEADVVAADTAAADVDAAAAVDDVAAAVDAATEVVQAETEAPADNVVAPAATETTAVEEAAPADDVEAEVQATENEVAATAAPAAVAAEGEVQAEVEAEPAQVALVLAKRQAPELTADCMVYRYGSVATAVDVVQGIESVEIVQMSNVVALTTALDQNAVDVTITCQGSLPSEVCTVISDADCITPMETICGVATPSPDCQMILRQFFNDSGVFCINVSLTNDVSFAVASARVSVTVASGGSPAGTAATVLGVMVLACVVCCIGLMYRRFKQYQPLREDGDSDGSSAVTSVPLLLWNLLSRQSPGESRPLLQGRIV; translated from the exons ATGAAAATTGCTGGAGTACTGGGGCTGCTGGTCTTGGCTTTTACATTTGCCACTGCCATAA AGCCAAGAAGTCAGTTCACACGTTACCGCTCATGGAACCAACGGATGTATCCGGTGTGGAAAGATGGAGACGTGAGATTCAGGAACTGCTGGTTTG gtggtGAAGTAACTTTTGATCTGAAAAACGATGCACCCACACTGACTGGAGCGAAAGCAACCTTCAATATCAATCTAAACTTCCCTCCAAACCAGACAACGCTCTCTGATGGGCAGGTGGTCTGGGCGCAAAACTGCACCATCAATG GACAACAGTACCAGGAGGGTCAGGCTGTGTATCCTGACCAGGACACCCAGTCAACCGGAGTTTTCCCCGACGGTACACCGTTCAGCCGGAGCCAGAACAAGAAACCCCACTACGTGTTTGTGTGGAAGGCATGGG GGCGTTACTGGCAGGTGGCAGATGGGCCGTCCTCCTCCCTCACTATCGGTACAGACAACGTCCCCCTGGGATCCCACAACATGGAGCTTGTCATCTATCACTGCCGGGGCAAAGACAAGTTCATCCCTCTTGGCTACGCCTCCACAGTCTTCACCATCACAG ACCAGGTTCCCTTCGCCATATCACTCGCCCAAGTCAATGACGTAAATCAGGACGACCAGAACTTCATCCAGAACCGAGCTATTGCTTTCAGCGTCAAGGTCCACGATCCCAGCCAGTATCTCAACAGCGCCGACGTCAGCTTCAGCTGGGACTTTGGTGACAGCACTGGTACTCTGATCTCCAGAGAGCTCACCGTCACACACACGTACCTCGCAGTCGGGTCCTTCAAACCTCAGGTGGTCCTGATGGCGAGCATCCCCAACGGCTGTGAAAACCCCACTGCTG TTGTTCCTATTGATGCCTCTGTTGCTCCAGCAGTAGTTGTGATGGCCTCCACCCCTGCAGCTGTCCCAGCATCACCAGCCGAGGGAGGAGATGCGATTGCTCTGGACGTTCCTGCTTCTGTGCAGCCAGCTGAAGCTGAAGATGGAGAGGCAGTCGTTGATACAGACACAGAGGCAGTAGAGGTTGCGTCAGTAGCGCCTGCAGTAGTCGACGCAGCTGTTGTTCCCGCCGACACTGCTGTCCCTGCTGCAGAAGCAGATGTTGCTGCCCAGGATGCAGATGCAGCAGCAG AAGTAGCTGTAGAGCAAGAAGCTGACGTTGTGGCTGCTGAtactgctgctgcagatgtcgatgctgctgctgctgttgatgatgtcgctgctgctgttgatgctGCCACAGAGGTTGTCCAAGCTGAGACAGAAGCCCCTGCTGATAACGTTGTAGCCCCTGCTGCCACTGAGACCACAGCTGTAGAAGAGGCAGCACCAGCTGATGATGTCGAGGCTGAAGTACAGGCAACTGAGAATGAAGTTGCAGCTACTGCAGCTCCTGCAG CCGTTGCAGCCGAAGGTGAAGTTCAAGCAGAGGTGGAAGCAGAACCAGCACAGGTTGCCCTCGTTTTGGCTAAAAGACAAGCACCAgagctgactgctgactgcatGGTCTACCGTTACGGCTCCGTCGCCACCGCTGTAGATGTTGTCC AGGGTATTGAAAGTGTAGAGATTGTACAGATGTCCAACGTTGTAGCATTGACGACTGCGTTGGATCAGAATGCTGTGGACGTCACCATTACTTGTCAGGGAAG TCTGCCCAGTGAGGTCTGCACAGTCATTTCGGATGCTGACTGTATCACTCCGATGGAAACCATCTGTGGTGTAGCTACACCCTCTCCCGACTGTCAAATGATCCTTCGCCAGTTCTTCAATGACTCCGGAGTATTTTGCATCAATGTCTCCTTGACCAATGATGTCAGTTTTGCTGTTGCAAGTGCTAGAGTCAGTGTAACAGTAG CCTCCGGTGGTTCCCCAGCAGGAACTGCAGCCACAGTCCTGGGGGTTATGGTTCTCGCCTGTGTCGTCTGTTGTATTGGTTTGATGTACAG GCGGTTCAAGCAGTATCAGCCACTAAGAGAAGACGGTGACAGTGATGGCAGCTCGGCGGTAACATCGGTGCCTTTGTTGTTGTGG
- the cdk2 gene encoding cyclin-dependent kinase 2, with amino-acid sequence MDTFQKVEKIGEGTYGVVYKAKNKVTGETVALKKIRLDTETEGVPSTAIREISLLKELSHPNIVKLRDVIHTENKLYLVFEFLHQDLKKFMDSFTVGGMPLPLVKSYLFQLLQGLAFCHSHRVLHRDLKPQNLLINAQGEIKLADFGLARAFGVPVRTYTHEVVTLWYRAPEILLGCKYYSTAVDIWSLGCIFAEMLTRRALFPGDSEIDQLFRIFRTLGTPDETVWPGVTSMPDYKPSFPKWARQDLSKVVPVLDEDGRELLGEMLNYDPNKRLSAKNALVHRYFRDVTMPIPHLRL; translated from the exons ATGGATACGTTTCAGAAGGTGGAGAAGATAGGAGAAGGGACGTATGGAGTAGTTTATAAAGCCAAGAACAAAGTCACCGGAGAAACTGTTGCTCTCAAGAAGATCCGGTTAGACAC GGAAACAGAGGGCGTACCAAGCACTGCCATCCGAGAGATTTCCCTTCTCAAAGAACTCAGTCACCCAAACATCGTCAA ATTACGGGATGTCATCCACACCGAGAACAAGCTCTACCTTGTTTTTGAGTTCCTTCATCAGGATCTTAAGAAGTTCATGGACTCCTTCACAGTCGGTGGTATGCCACTGCCTCTGGTTAAG agtTATCTCTTCCAGCTACTGCAAGGCCTGGCCTTCTGCCACTCTCACAGGGTTCTTCATCGAGACCTGAAGCCCCAGAACCTCCTCATCAACGCCCAGGGGGAGATCAAGCTTGCTGACTTTGGCCTGGCAAGAGCCTTCGGGGTGCCCGTTCGCACTTACACACACGAG GTGGTAACACTTTGGTACAGAGCGCCAGAAATCCTCCTGGGCTGTAAATACTACTCCACAGCTGTCGACATCTGGAGTCTGGGGTGCATCTTTGCTGAAATG CTCACCAGGAGGGCCTTATTCCCCGGCGACTCGGAGATCGATCAGTTATTCCGAATCTTCCGCACCTTGGGAACACCCGATGAGACCGTCTGGCCAGGAGTCACGTCGATGCCGGACTACAAACCATCTTTCCCCAAGTGGGCCCGGCAGGATCTATCCAAAGTGGTGCCGGTTCTTGATGAGGATGGAAGAGAGCTGCTTGGA GAAATGCTGAATTATGATCCAAACAAAAGGTTATCTGCCAAAAACGCCCTTGTACATCGATACTTCCGCGACGTCACCATGCCAATTCCTCATCTGAGACTCTGA
- the olfml3b gene encoding olfactomedin-like protein 3A: MRGLVVLATLACFATAQHQALIDYLERRLLAIEDRISLWHEQTARYASELRELKQQMVSQLENLDKEKEALRMNLDGVGTRVDRVERELDYLETQNGAQPCVDVDDKLIEQQVTLVEEKQKAKYSKLSDCSDMISSIKAMKILKRVGGPKGMWTRDTSRGSGKIYIFNGTDEDTIHEFASVQDFARSLGLSLSKNVKLPSAWRGTGHVVFNNHAYYINQVEEITVVKYDMKNSSVTDSVVFPVQDHVPVYGLTPETVMDLAVDEEGLWAIYATRQNERYISLAKMDVNSLDMEQMWDTNCPRENAEAAFVICSTLYVVYNTKQPGRSRVQCVFDVNGMVTNDDAPLIYFPKRYGAHSSVKYNPQEQLLYAWDDGYQILYKLIMKKKLEI, encoded by the exons atgagagGACTTGTTGTCTTGGCTACTTTGGCCTGCTTTGCCACCGCTCAGCACCAAGCACTGATTGACTACTTGGAGCGGAGGCTGCTCGCTATTGAG GACCGGATCTCTCTGTGGCACGAACAGACCGCCCGCTACGCCTCCGAGCTGCGGGAGCTGAAGCAACAGATGGTTTCCCAGCTGGAGAACCTGGATAAAGAGAAAGAGGCACTGAGGATGAATCTGGACGGCGTGGGAACGAGGGTGGACCGGGTCGAACGTGAGCTGGACTACCTGGAGACTCAGAACGGAGCTCAGCCGTGTGTGGACGTGGACGACAAGCTGATAGAGCAGCAGGTGACGCTGGTGGAGGAGAAGCAGAAGGCCAAGTATTCAAAACTATCGG ACTGCAGCGACATGATCTCCAGCATAAAAGCCATGAAGATCTTGAAGCGAGTCGGAGGGCCAAAGGGCATGTGGACCAGAGACACCAGCAGGGGCTCTGGGAAGATCTACATCTTTAACGGGACAGATGAAGACACCATCCATGAGTTTGCCTCCGTGCAAGACTTCGCCCGCTCGCTGGGCCTGTCTCTGTCCAAGAACGTGAAGCTGCCGTCTGCCTGGAGGGGAACGGGACACGTTGTGTTCAACAATCACGCATATTATATAAATCAGGTTGAAGAGATAACGGTGGTTAAATATGACATGAAGAACAGCTCCGTGACAGACAGCGTAGTGTTCCCAGTGCAGGACCACGTCCCAGTGTACGGCCTGACCCCCGAGACGGTGATGGACCTGGCTGTGGACGAGGAGGGCCTGTGGGCCATTTATGCCACGCGACAGAACGAGAGGTACATCTCTCTGGCAAAGATGGACGTCAACTCGCTGGACATGGAGCAAATGTGGGACACAAACTGTCCGAGAGAGAACGCAGAGGCGGCTTTCGTCATCTGTAGCACTTTGTATGTGGTGTACAACACCAAGCAGCCCGGCCGCTCACGtgtccagtgtgtgtttgacgTCAACGGTATGGTGACCAACGACGACGCGCCACTGATTTACTTTCCAAAGCGTTACGGAGCTCACTCCAGTGTGAAGTACAACCCACAGGAGCAGCTGCTCTACGCATGGGATGATGGCTACCAGATCTTGTACAAGCTCATCATGAAAAAGAAACTAGAAATTTGA